The following coding sequences are from one Streptomyces angustmyceticus window:
- a CDS encoding DUF721 domain-containing protein encodes MSEEQPDRPTPELSGVDLARQALVAAKEQARARGAAAQQKKQARRGGLRSGARADGRDPLPLGAAINRLITERGWETPAAVGGVMGRWPQLVGPEVAQHCEPQKYDEDARVLTVQCDSTAWATQLRLLAPTLVARLNEDLGHGTVKMIKVLGPGGPARRYGSLRAPGSKGPGDTYG; translated from the coding sequence GTGAGCGAGGAACAGCCCGACCGGCCGACCCCCGAGCTCTCGGGTGTGGACCTGGCCCGGCAGGCGCTGGTGGCCGCGAAGGAGCAGGCGCGTGCGCGGGGCGCGGCCGCGCAGCAGAAGAAGCAGGCCCGGCGCGGGGGGCTGCGCTCCGGCGCGCGGGCGGACGGACGCGACCCGCTGCCGCTCGGTGCGGCGATCAACCGGCTGATCACGGAGCGCGGCTGGGAGACCCCGGCCGCGGTCGGCGGGGTGATGGGGCGCTGGCCGCAGCTGGTCGGGCCCGAGGTGGCGCAGCACTGCGAGCCGCAGAAGTACGACGAGGACGCCCGGGTCCTGACGGTCCAGTGCGATTCGACGGCCTGGGCGACGCAACTGCGGCTGCTGGCGCCGACGCTGGTCGCCCGCCTCAACGAGGACCTGGGCCACGGCACCGTAAAGATGATCAAGGTGTTGGGTCCCGGGGGCCCCGCGCGCCGGTACGGATCCCTGCGGGCACCGGGCAGCAAGGGCCCCGGCGACACCTACGGCTGA
- a CDS encoding DLW-39 family protein, with protein sequence MKKLLLVALAAIGGLLVYRQIQADRAEQDLWTEATDSVPAGSGV encoded by the coding sequence GTGAAGAAGCTTCTCCTGGTCGCACTGGCCGCCATCGGCGGGCTCCTCGTGTACCGCCAGATCCAGGCGGATCGCGCCGAGCAGGATCTGTGGACGGAGGCGACCGACTCCGTGCCCGCAGGTTCGGGTGTCTGA
- the gyrB gene encoding DNA topoisomerase (ATP-hydrolyzing) subunit B, whose amino-acid sequence MADSGDLNENNTASTEEGVPAGALGDSAVEKSYDASAITVLEGLDAVRKRPGMYIGSTGERGLHHLVQEVVDNSVDEAMAGHADTIDVTILPDGGVRVVDNGRGIPVGIVPSENKPAVEVVMTVLHAGGKFGGGGYAVSGGLHGVGVSVVNALSQRVAVEVRTEGHRWTQDYKLGVPTAPLAKNEAVDSTGTSVTFWADGDIFETTEYSFETLSRRFQEMAFLNKGLTISLTDERPDHVDEEGKPLSVRYHYEGGIVDFVTYLNSRKGELVHPTVIAVEAEDKERMLSVEIAMQWNTQYSEGVYSFANTIHTHEGGTHEEGFRAALTGLINRYARDKKLLREKDDNLTGEDIREGLTAIISIKLGEPQFEGQTKTKLGNTEAKTFVQKIVHEHLTDWLDRNPNEAADIIRKGIQAATARVAARKARDLTRRKGLLETASLPGKLSDCQSNDPTKCEIFIVEGDSAGGSAKSGRNPEYQAILPIRGKILNVEKARVDKILQNNEVQALISAFGTGVHEDFDIEKLRYHKIILMADADVDGQHINTLLLTFLFRFMRPLVEAGHVYLSRPPLYKIKWGRDDFEYAYSDAERDALIELGKQNGKRIREDSIQRFKGLGEMNAEELRITTMDTDHRVLGQVSLDDAARADDLFSVLMGEDVEARRSFIQRNAKDVRFLDI is encoded by the coding sequence GTGGCCGACTCCGGCGACCTCAACGAGAACAACACGGCTTCTACTGAAGAGGGGGTTCCGGCCGGCGCCCTGGGCGACTCCGCGGTGGAGAAGTCGTACGACGCCAGTGCGATCACCGTCCTCGAAGGCCTGGACGCGGTCCGCAAGCGCCCCGGCATGTACATCGGCTCGACGGGCGAGCGGGGTCTGCACCACCTCGTGCAAGAGGTGGTCGACAACTCCGTCGACGAGGCGATGGCCGGGCACGCGGACACCATCGACGTGACGATCCTGCCGGACGGCGGCGTGCGCGTCGTGGACAACGGCCGCGGCATCCCGGTCGGCATCGTGCCGTCGGAGAACAAGCCGGCCGTCGAGGTTGTCATGACGGTCCTGCACGCCGGTGGCAAGTTCGGCGGCGGCGGCTACGCGGTCTCCGGTGGTCTGCACGGCGTGGGTGTCTCCGTCGTGAACGCGCTGTCGCAGCGGGTGGCGGTCGAGGTCCGCACGGAGGGCCACCGCTGGACGCAGGACTACAAGCTCGGTGTGCCGACCGCGCCGCTGGCGAAGAACGAGGCGGTCGACTCGACCGGCACCTCCGTCACCTTCTGGGCCGACGGCGACATCTTCGAGACCACCGAGTACTCCTTCGAGACGCTCTCCCGGCGCTTCCAGGAGATGGCCTTCCTCAACAAGGGCCTGACGATCTCGCTGACGGACGAGCGCCCGGACCACGTGGACGAGGAGGGCAAGCCGCTCTCGGTGCGGTACCACTACGAGGGCGGCATCGTCGACTTCGTGACGTACCTCAACTCGCGCAAGGGCGAGCTGGTGCACCCGACGGTGATCGCGGTGGAGGCCGAGGACAAGGAGCGGATGCTCTCGGTCGAGATCGCGATGCAGTGGAACACCCAGTACAGCGAGGGTGTCTACAGCTTTGCGAACACCATCCACACCCATGAGGGCGGTACCCACGAGGAGGGCTTCCGCGCGGCGCTGACGGGTCTGATCAACCGCTACGCCCGCGACAAGAAGCTGCTGCGCGAGAAGGACGACAACCTCACGGGCGAGGACATCCGCGAGGGTCTGACGGCGATCATCTCGATCAAGCTCGGCGAGCCGCAGTTCGAGGGCCAGACCAAGACGAAGCTCGGCAACACCGAGGCCAAGACCTTCGTCCAGAAGATCGTCCACGAGCACCTCACGGACTGGCTGGACCGCAACCCCAACGAGGCCGCGGACATCATCCGCAAGGGCATCCAGGCCGCGACCGCGCGGGTGGCGGCCCGCAAGGCGCGGGACCTGACCCGCCGCAAGGGCCTGCTGGAGACGGCGTCGCTGCCGGGCAAGCTGAGCGACTGCCAGTCCAACGACCCGACCAAGTGCGAGATCTTCATCGTCGAGGGCGACTCCGCCGGCGGCTCGGCCAAGTCCGGCCGCAACCCGGAGTACCAGGCGATCCTGCCGATCCGCGGCAAGATCCTCAACGTCGAGAAGGCCAGGGTCGACAAGATCCTGCAGAACAACGAGGTCCAGGCCCTGATCTCGGCCTTCGGCACCGGCGTGCACGAGGACTTCGACATCGAGAAGCTCCGCTATCACAAGATCATCCTGATGGCGGACGCCGACGTCGACGGTCAGCACATCAACACCCTGCTGCTCACCTTCCTCTTCCGCTTCATGCGTCCGCTGGTCGAGGCCGGGCACGTCTACCTCTCCCGCCCGCCGCTGTACAAGATCAAGTGGGGCCGGGACGACTTCGAGTACGCCTACTCCGACGCGGAGCGGGACGCGCTGATCGAGCTCGGCAAGCAGAACGGCAAGCGGATCCGCGAGGACTCGATCCAGCGGTTCAAGGGTCTCGGTGAGATGAACGCCGAGGAGCTGCGCATCACGACCATGGACACCGACCACCGGGTCCTCGGTCAGGTCTCGCTGGACGACGCGGCCCGTGCGGACGACCTGTTCTCCGTGCTGATGGGCGAGGACGTCGAGGCGCGCCGCTCGTTCATCCAGCGCAACGCCAAGGACGTCCGCTTCCTCGACATCTGA
- the gyrA gene encoding DNA gyrase subunit A — protein sequence MADENPPVTPDGVTAEGAPAAIEGVGMRVEPVGLETEMQRSYLDYAMSVIVSRALPDVRDGLKPVHRRVLYAMYDGGYRPEKGFYKCARVVGDVMGTYHPHGDSSIYDALVRLAQPWSMRMPLVDSNGNFGSPGNDPAAAMRYTECKMAPLSMEMLRDIDEETVDFQDNYDGRNQEPTVLPARFPNLLINGSAGIAVGMATNIPPHNLREVAAGAQWALEHPEASAEELLDALIERIKGPDFPTGALVVGRKGIEEAYRTGRGSITMRAVVEVEEIQNRQCLVVTELPYQVNPDNLAQKIADLVKDGRIGGIADVRDETSSRTGQRLVIVLKRDAVAKVVLNNLYKHTDLQTNFGANMLALVDGVPRTLSLDAFIRNWVTHQIEVIVRRTKFRLRKAEERAHILRGLLKALDAIDEVIALIRRSETVDVAREGLMGLLEIDEIQANAILEMQLRRLAALERQKITAEHDELQRKINEYNAILASPERQRQIISEELAAIVDKFGDDRRSKLVPFEGDMSIEDLIAEEDIVVTITRGGYVKRTKTDDYRSQKRGGKGVRGTKLKEDDIVDHFFVSTTHHWLLFFTNKGRVYRAKAYELPDAGRDARGQHVANLLAFQPDEQIAQILAIRDYEAMPYLVLATKAGLVKKTPLKDYDSPRSGGVIAINLREQEDGTDDELIGAELVSENDDLLLISKKAQSIRFTATDEALRPMGRATSGVKGMSFREGDELLSMNVVRANTFVFTATDGGYAKRTAVDEYRVQGRGGLGIKAAKIVEDRGSLVGALVVEATDEILAVTLGGGVIRTRVNEVRETGRDTMGVQLINLGKRDAVVGIAWNAEAGREAEEVDGGAVPDEAGAAEETAPTAAEGEQPAAE from the coding sequence ATGGCCGACGAGAACCCCCCTGTGACCCCGGACGGCGTGACCGCCGAGGGCGCGCCCGCCGCCATCGAAGGCGTCGGGATGCGTGTCGAGCCCGTCGGGCTCGAGACGGAGATGCAGCGCTCCTACCTCGACTACGCGATGTCCGTCATCGTCTCGCGTGCGCTGCCGGACGTCCGGGACGGCCTCAAGCCCGTCCACCGCCGCGTCCTGTACGCCATGTACGACGGCGGCTACCGCCCCGAGAAGGGCTTCTACAAGTGCGCCCGCGTCGTCGGCGACGTCATGGGTACGTACCACCCGCACGGCGACTCCTCGATCTACGACGCCTTGGTCCGCCTGGCGCAGCCCTGGTCGATGCGGATGCCGCTGGTCGACTCCAACGGCAACTTCGGCTCACCGGGCAACGACCCGGCGGCCGCCATGCGGTACACCGAGTGCAAGATGGCGCCGCTGTCGATGGAGATGCTCCGGGACATCGACGAGGAGACCGTCGACTTCCAGGACAACTACGACGGCCGCAACCAGGAGCCGACGGTCCTGCCGGCCCGCTTCCCCAACCTGCTGATCAACGGCTCGGCCGGCATCGCGGTCGGTATGGCCACCAACATCCCGCCGCACAACCTGCGCGAGGTCGCGGCCGGCGCCCAGTGGGCGCTGGAGCACCCGGAGGCCTCCGCCGAGGAGCTGCTGGACGCGCTGATCGAGCGGATCAAGGGCCCGGACTTCCCCACCGGCGCGCTGGTGGTGGGCCGCAAGGGCATCGAGGAGGCCTACCGCACCGGCCGCGGCTCCATCACGATGCGCGCGGTGGTCGAGGTCGAGGAGATCCAGAACCGCCAGTGCCTGGTGGTCACCGAGCTGCCCTACCAGGTCAACCCCGACAACCTCGCCCAGAAGATCGCCGACCTGGTCAAGGACGGCAGGATCGGCGGCATCGCGGACGTCCGCGACGAGACCTCCTCGCGCACCGGCCAGCGCCTGGTCATCGTGCTCAAGCGGGACGCGGTCGCCAAGGTCGTCCTCAACAACCTCTACAAGCACACCGACCTCCAGACCAACTTCGGCGCGAACATGCTGGCGCTGGTCGACGGGGTGCCGCGCACGCTCTCGCTGGACGCGTTCATCCGCAACTGGGTGACGCACCAGATCGAGGTCATCGTCCGCCGGACGAAGTTCCGGCTGCGCAAGGCCGAGGAGCGGGCGCACATCCTGCGCGGCCTGCTCAAGGCGCTGGACGCCATCGACGAGGTCATCGCGCTGATCCGGCGCAGTGAGACGGTCGACGTGGCGCGCGAGGGCCTGATGGGCCTGCTGGAGATCGACGAGATCCAGGCGAACGCGATCCTGGAGATGCAGCTGCGCCGGCTGGCCGCCCTGGAGCGCCAGAAGATCACCGCCGAGCACGACGAGCTGCAGCGCAAGATCAACGAGTACAACGCGATCCTGGCCTCCCCGGAGCGCCAGCGCCAGATCATCAGCGAGGAACTCGCCGCCATCGTCGACAAGTTCGGCGACGACCGGCGCTCCAAGCTGGTGCCCTTCGAGGGCGACATGTCCATCGAGGACCTGATCGCCGAGGAGGACATCGTCGTCACGATCACCCGTGGCGGCTATGTGAAGCGGACCAAGACCGACGACTACCGCTCGCAGAAGCGCGGCGGCAAGGGCGTGCGGGGCACGAAGCTCAAGGAAGACGACATCGTCGACCACTTCTTCGTCTCCACCACCCACCACTGGCTGCTCTTCTTCACGAACAAGGGCCGGGTCTACCGCGCCAAGGCGTACGAACTCCCCGACGCGGGACGCGACGCCCGGGGTCAGCATGTGGCCAACCTCCTCGCCTTCCAGCCGGACGAGCAGATCGCGCAGATCCTGGCGATCCGCGACTACGAGGCCATGCCGTACCTGGTGCTCGCCACCAAGGCCGGCCTGGTGAAGAAGACGCCGCTCAAGGACTACGACTCGCCGCGTTCCGGCGGTGTCATCGCGATCAACCTGCGCGAGCAGGAGGACGGCACCGACGACGAGCTGATCGGCGCCGAGCTGGTGTCGGAGAACGACGACCTGCTGCTGATCAGCAAGAAGGCCCAGTCGATCCGGTTCACGGCGACGGACGAGGCGCTCCGCCCGATGGGCCGGGCCACGTCCGGTGTGAAGGGCATGAGCTTCCGCGAGGGCGACGAGCTGCTCTCGATGAACGTGGTCCGCGCCAACACCTTCGTGTTCACCGCCACCGACGGCGGCTACGCCAAGCGCACCGCGGTCGACGAGTACCGCGTCCAGGGCCGCGGCGGTCTGGGGATCAAGGCCGCGAAGATCGTGGAGGACCGGGGCTCCCTGGTCGGCGCGCTGGTCGTCGAGGCGACCGATGAGATCCTCGCGGTGACGCTCGGCGGTGGCGTGATCCGTACGCGGGTCAACGAGGTGCGGGAGACCGGCCGTGACACCATGGGCGTTCAACTGATCAACCTGGGCAAGCGTGATGCTGTGGTCGGCATCGCATGGAACGCCGAGGCCGGTCGTGAAGCCGAAGAGGTCGACGGGGGCGCGGTGCCCGACGAGGCCGGCGCGGCCGAGGAGACCGCGCCCACGGCGGCCGAGGGCGAGCAGCCCGCGGCGGAGTAG
- a CDS encoding DUF3566 domain-containing protein — protein sequence MSGATGAAAGRSGAGKDSPSGPATVTEDSARGSAVSDSGPRDEGPHEGGAVTETRQPQPQPQGKAGGGTEQPYQPPQAYPTGGGKGGGQAVRLPRTGARTAPRTRKARLRVARADPWSVMKVSFLLSVALGICTVVAAAVLWMVMNAMGVFSTVGGTISEATGSGDGGGFDLQSFLSLPRVLLFTSIIAVIDVVLATALATLGAFIYNLSAGFVGGVELTLAEDE from the coding sequence GTGAGTGGAGCCACGGGCGCTGCGGCGGGTCGATCGGGAGCCGGGAAGGATTCCCCGTCCGGACCCGCAACCGTGACGGAGGACAGCGCCCGTGGCTCCGCCGTTTCCGACAGCGGGCCCCGGGACGAGGGCCCGCACGAAGGGGGAGCCGTGACCGAGACCCGTCAGCCGCAACCGCAGCCCCAGGGGAAGGCCGGGGGCGGCACTGAGCAGCCGTACCAGCCGCCTCAGGCGTATCCCACCGGCGGGGGGAAGGGCGGCGGGCAGGCGGTGCGCCTGCCGCGTACGGGTGCCCGTACGGCCCCGCGGACCCGCAAGGCCCGGCTGCGGGTGGCACGGGCCGATCCGTGGTCCGTCATGAAGGTCAGCTTCCTGCTCTCCGTCGCCCTGGGCATCTGCACGGTCGTGGCCGCCGCGGTGCTGTGGATGGTCATGAACGCGATGGGTGTCTTCTCCACGGTCGGCGGGACGATCAGCGAGGCCACCGGCTCCGGCGACGGCGGCGGCTTCGATCTGCAGTCGTTCCTGTCGCTGCCGCGGGTGCTGCTCTTCACGTCGATCATCGCGGTGATCGACGTGGTGCTGGCGACCGCGCTGGCCACGCTCGGCGCGTTCATCTACAACCTGTCGGCGGGCTTCGTCGGCGGTGTGGAACTCACCCTCGCCGAGGACGAGTGA